DNA sequence from the Carassius gibelio isolate Cgi1373 ecotype wild population from Czech Republic chromosome A14, carGib1.2-hapl.c, whole genome shotgun sequence genome:
AGTCTTTTGTGAAATCAGTTTGAATGCTATGTACAGTGGTTGAGTTGGGAATTTACAACAGCAGAATGTTTTTTCATCtgaaattttatttgtaatattttatagtttagCCAGCTTAACCACATGGACTTGAAAACCAACGGCACCGACAACCAGGCCCACCACAACTAAACATCTTTGCAAGAGCTTGAACACCCATTATACGCATGCTATGTGTGGTATGGCAAAACAATGAGACTGGGACGTGAAgatataaagtacaatgttttacCTGAGGCCATGAAAACACTGTCATATACACAATGAGTGAAGGATCTGAGCAAAAATATGTAGCACCTGACATAATGTCTCTTACATTAAACAGTTGAAATATTTGGTGGTGTTATTGTCAATGACTATGACAGCATCAAATAGGCTCCGTAAAAATCATTGTAAATGGGCTTCTCTTGGTCTCGTACAAGCAAATGTCTCTCTGAGGTACATTCACTCACTTTAAAGTTGACATGAAGTTCACATATTGACAAATGTATGTCCAGAAATATTGTTATATCAAGTAAACAAAAAGCCCTAAAACCTGAGACCTACAAAGATTTGGTGTCACACAGCAATAATCAGTAGTTTACAGTAATCCAACAATGTGTTGGAGAGCAGCTGTTGTTAGTACAAGTCGGCAAAATAAAGAAGTGAAAAATCATTAATAACTGATATATGCATCATCAATAAGTGATATATGCAGGAAAAACTAAAGTACACAAAGCTAGCAAGAGCTTCTAGGGGTGTTACTAAATCCACATGAATGATATCTTAAATTCTCAATACAAAAGTGAGCATAAACTCATACAGATACCTTAAACTGCTAACCACAGCTCAGTATCAAATATGGTTTAGTGATCTCAGCTTCAATAGCTAAATAAAACTAATCAAAGGTCTGCTCTTGTGACTTGTGGCTAACATGTACCACGAGCTAAAAATCTGAAAAGGCAACAATTCATTCACCCTTGAAATGGCTTGACAACATCTATCTGTACCACGTTAGCACTTAGCATGTTTTCGAACACCTACACAACCATGTTGATGTGTAATAATTGTGGCTCATTGGTGGCTGACTTGCTCTGTTTCAGTGAAAACCCATTTGGCTTCTCAGTGGACTCGACTAAACAACATGTTGAATTCTCCACAATGTTAAACAGCACTATAAAAAAACCCACACAAGACAAATAAGAATGCAGTAGTCATAGCATTGTTTTGCACGTCACACGTGATTTCTAAAtgactgtaaacaaaaaaaaacagccttaTACTGTGAAGCCTCTCTGGCTATGGCAGGATGTGACAGAGAGCAACTTGTTGAGGGGACAGTACTATAATCATAAGGGTGCAAATTAGTCAAAACAACAACAGTCAAGACATTTTGATGAAGGTCATCTTCACTGATGTGATGGGAATGATGACAACAGGTCCCAGCTTCAAGTATGTGAGTTTCCTTTTTCTTAAGAGCTGAACCTGCTGTTCACAGAGAGTTGTAAAGAAATGCACAGTGAGAGGAAAACAGTCTTGTACAATGCATAGAAtagttttgttagtttttatgAACTTTTCATTGTTTTGTGCAGTTCTCAACCAGGGGAAGGGGAACTGCtacttaaaataagacaaaacaagaaTTCAAATTATCTacaacaactaaaaatcatgAAATGGCTTGTTTTAAATCACCTCAACAGCAGCTTATTTTCTTCagataaaaaatgacaaacaactGGAAAAATCATGGGGCTTTTGAATGTTGTTGCGGATAGTGGGggggccttagggttaaaaaggttGAGAAGCACTGGTTTAATGTAAAACAAGGTCGATTTAAACAACTTACATTCCACAAAGGTTTAATTCCAGTTTCCAATATCACTGTatgagaaaagaaacaaatattgCAGAATTACACCCGCTGCGCGGTTTCAAACTGAATGATAAATGGCAAAGCCTGATACGAATGAACTGGTTCACATAAAACATGAGAGGGGAGATGAGATTTTAGACCAAGAGAAAGAAACAAATCGCACAGTCAGCGCTGGCATCTATCTGTTTGCAGAGCTGTCAGGAATGTTTGAAGTCAAACATTGGTGGATCACAATGATACGAGCGAGTGGTTAGTGATGGACCCTAAAAAACACAATTCACACAAAGCTTTGTGGAGCTTTCAGCAGTTATCCTGGTGGAATGCTTCTGAAGATGGGATCCAAAAACTAAACATGCTGTTAGTgtaatgacagaaataaaaacaaaaacaaaacagaaatatttaaagtGCATGTCAATAGAGGATACAAGAGTGAAACTGTGTTAGGAGGAAATCAAACAAATGCATTCTAAAATAACTATGTAATTAATTTACACAGGAGCAATGCTTGTTATAGAGAGAAAGTTTAAGTCCCTTTGCTCTCATCTGCAGCTCTCAGTACCTTTCTGTAGTTATAAAAGCGTCCTCCTCAAGAGTCACCAGTCGGCATGGCGCGGGGGCGCAGAGGCCCGTGGGAATCGAGTCATAGTGTCATAGGTAGGGATGCTTCAAGCACAAAGGGAAAAACTGTCAGGCCTGGAGTGTATTTAAAATCTACACACACCACTGTGAACGCGCGCTATTAGCTCTCCATCCATCTTTAACCCATCACTAGAAGATCAGGACAGGGCTTTTAAAATGACACATATAGCACTACTACTAATAAAGCTGCTataagtcatttttatttgaaacgCCTCTCATAAAAATATCCTACCACCTGACCATTCAGAAAACAGCCAATTAGAAACTCTGTTATCCCCTACAGAACATTTCCtatataactatttttattttaaattctaatcaaGCAATTATATACTGGAAAATGTGAAAAAACCTTATATTTATCATATCTTGGGTGTTTTTTCCCTTTTCAAACTTGTGACATCTAATgcataaactaccattcaaaatataggattatttttttgtattcatatatatatatatatatatatatatatatatatatatatatatatatatatatatatatatatatatataaaatagtaaaaaaaaatcattttcgaatACATATTCTTTTGAACTCTCTGTGCATTAAAGGATCTTCAAAAATAATGTATCTGTGCTTCCataaaactattaagcagcaaaactttcaacattgattataataacaatgtttcttgagcagcaaatcagcatattagaatgatttctgaaggatcatgtgacactgaagactggagtaatgatgatgaaaattcagctttgccatcaaaggaaaaatgcatttaaaatgttttaaaacagaactattttaaattgtaacaatatttaaaaatatagctTTTTTGCTATACTTTTTAACCAAACAATTTGTCGCTTTTTTCAAAAATCTCATCGACCCCAAATTTCTGAATAATACTGTTTGTATGTATCCCAGCTCTGTCACTCTATAGCACACCATCCTAACCTCTGTTACATGCTTTGCTGTTGAAACACATCATTAGTGATGAGTTGGAGAAAGCCAGAGCAGCCCAGTGAGAATTTCAAGAGTCATGCGAGAATACAAAAATTTGaatgcatgcacaaacacaaattCAGCCAGTCAATAATTTCTGCCAAATCTAATGTATGCAATGttaatataaattcaaatatCATGCAAGAGTGCAAAACACAAATTCTGCATTACTGCTATTGAGTTAGTCTGCATGCAAGCACTATTTTAACAATGACAATAACAAAAAGGAAATTTGCCAGATGCCTGTTTGTGCAAAGGGCAACTTCAAACTGCGCATGCATCAGACCCCTGATATCACCTCACCCAATGCATGCAGTTTATTAGCGTAACACGCTACCTGATTACCTTCCAATTAAAGGATTTTGGATACATTCTAAATGTTCATTATAATAACCATTATTACCAATTTCCATATGGAAATAAcaaatttaatagaaaaaaatgtaaataaaacatgatGAACGTGAAAAATGGCATGTGACTATGGACAAGCTTCATTTTAAAGCATTCTTGAACAATATACATGGAAAATAGAGTATGAAACGGTATAAACTGCAAACATATCTTGTAAAATGTACAGCAATAGTTTTGAAGTGTGCTCTTAAGGTCTCTGTTTTAACAGCCCTTCATGTTAAACAAGGGAGCTTCAAAGATAAGATAACACACCAACACAAGCAGCGCCCTTCACCAGAGAAGCATTACAAGGCTTAGAGCTTAAACCAGCACCATTAAGCAGAAACTTTTATGTACAGAACAGGAAAGGGATATCGTCTAAGCAGTCAATTCGACAGCAAAATATGAGGGGAAAAAACAGCTTACTTTTTCATGGGAATTGTCTCAATGCTAAAAAGATACAAGACAAGCAAAAATGTTACAGAGATGCACTGTAGTGGTGTACAGAGACATCACACGGATGTCAAAACGGACCTCTCTGGTCAAGACACTTGGTGACTTGTCAATTGCAATGATTCTCAACTGTAAATGTATGAAAAACACGAAAACAAAACAATGTACAATATATATGTGTAGTTATCATAAAGTGCAAAGTGCTGGACAGGAAAACGAAGAATGAAGGAAGATGGAAATATCAAGAATGGTTATCATAAGGTGAAATGCCAAGTCCCTGATATAGAGGAACTAGAAAGaagagcacagagagagaaaaaaagattaattaactaCTCCGggctaaagaaagaaaagaatgaggcatttgcacttttatatattatgcatattattCATTGTACAACAGTTAGCTCCAGTCCTGTCATACGTGTTCTTTAGCAGAGTAAAACAGTGTGCAAACAATTTTAACTTTGTTTATGCAACTGTAATCATTGTGGTGCTAAATAGCAATTGCAAACTTGGTGTATTTGGGATACTTACTCGTCATAGACATCCTCTGTGTCCATTCTGCGGTAGAACTTGGCAAGTTTGACCGAAAGGATAATGCTAGGGAGCAGAAACAGTGTGGAACAGCCTAACCCAAACCAGAATGTGTTCTGCAACAAATAAACACAAGATTAAAGCCACCCAAAAACTGCACTCCGCTTAACCATAAAATCCTTTTTGATCAACATACTCTCCATGTATTTCTTCCGACAAGAAGCTTTTCCAAAATACAGAAAGTGGATCTCTAGCATTAAAAGTTATGCTTGTATCGTTATAAACAAGCATTCACATTCAATCGATAAGATGCAAAATGTCCACCCACGCgacaaaatgtggaaaaaagtTTAACAAATAGGTTTAAGTTTATGCAAATAGGTAGTCGTCAGGATTCATTGACTGCAACTTACAAAGACCTCAGATGAAGGCCGCTTCGGATACAATacatataacatacaaaaacTGTCAAATATTAATCCAATATTGTAACAGTATTGTACTGTTTATAACTCTTTCCCAGATATATAATAGAAGGACATTACTCTGATACGCTTATCTGTTGCTGATAACAGAATACTTTCTAATTGTAacagtaaagctgctttgaaacaatatgcatTGTGAAAATGAAGGTGAgaccagcaaaaaaacaaaaacaaaaaccaacaaacaaaaaacaccaaTGGGaggttaaacacttttttttttgctgctgtcaGAGCTGTAAAACTTTTCTTGTGTGTGCCCTGGTATACCCTACATTACGTAGTAAGTACTGTAAGTATATtaataccagtaaattttgaCCTTGTGGGGCCATTGTTTTTGGTCCCCATTAGAAAAACAGCTTATAATCAAAATCTAAAACAGCAGAAAtgtttctgtgaggggtaggtttagggtaaggggatagaaaatacagtttttacagtataaaaataattacttttatgGAATGTACCCATAAAAGAtggaaaccagtgtgtgtgtAACGAAATCTGAAATTTCTTTTGGAGAAATCCTTATCTGTAAAACAGTAAATGACATAGAAGTCCTATCCTCTTACTATCctcttaaaaaatcttactgaccctaaactttttaaAGGGTTGTCTAGCTCTTTAAACAAATAGTTTCAcgtaaatgaacattttatttacttaatctgattttttttctgacCACATTATTGATAATTGTATGTATATCTTCACAAAATACTTCAGGGGACTTGGAATATATAGTGAATGAGTAGTTTGTCCTccttttattctgttttttaaGCTTTGGCAATATAAATCACCATCCATATTAACTCTGTGTAAAACCgaacacactttttttatttaatggatGTCAAAAAAGAATGGTGTTGtaaggacatgagggtgagtaaattatgagatTAATTTTATTTCCAGTGTTTCTAGTGATTCTAGTACCGATGGCCTGGATGTTACCATTGAATCCAGCAGGAAACTGCATCCTAGGATCTCGGCCGCGTCCACAATGTTGCTGAGTGGTTTACAGGTAGCGACGTCCAGGGCCAGCTACAATGAGGCAgcaaaactttaaattaaaataatgcagAAGAACCAAAAGATCATCCCTAATCTAACGATATTATTTCAGATAgataatacagtttaaaatactcACAGATGTTCTGATCCAGTCAATATACTGCTTGAAATACCCTATAATAGTCTGCTTGTATTTCTCTGTTTCCTGTTTGAGCATATATTAGCCATCAGTACAATACAACTATACACCAATCATTACAGATATGTTTTATCTTTCACATTACCTGATTGACCACAAATGTTGCATTTTGGGAAATTAGGAACTGGGTGGCATCAATGGCTGCTAATACGTCTCTAACTCTGACCTAAAAAACAGTTGCATTTACTGCTCATCAGAAAGCGTGTTCTGAAATGGATCTGTTATGATATTTTTAAACTGGTGGCAGTTTTAAAATGAGCAACTTACAGTCAGGTCTGAGGACGTCCTCTCCAGAAATCTGATGCTCTGATTAAGTGTGCTCTTTAATAAGAAAGATAATAGACACAAAACAAgaatcatgtccaaaatgatctataattttaaatgcttatttAATGGTACAAAAATAACAACTGTAAAGGATTATTTTGGAAACATAAACTGACAATTCAAGGGATTCAGCAGAGTGACAAAACGCCATGCAACCTGATAGTTGCACTGCATGCATCACATACACATTatgtcacaaataaataaataaagtgacacAAAACTGTTGTACTATATGATACATCTGGCACACATGTAAACATTCCAGTCATGCAAATGCATTAaccaatgattaaaaaaaaagaaaaagaaaacatcaacATTTTCTGTTTGATGTACTAGATGGACAGATATCCAACACTTCACCCTTTGACCAGTTTATGAATCTGTCACTAGGACAAAGATAAGGTGAAGCCGCTCTAAAAAGAGGCTTGTTTTTCCATGATGTTATAACAGAGAAACTGTACCAAGTGGAGCAAACAACTTACAGGTTATGTAGCTATGACTGGTAGGCTTACCCTCGCTTTCACATATTTCTCGGAAGTCATAAATTAAGTTGAATgtgataaagaaaataaaaaaaatgtattgtttaaaatCAGGTACGAACATGAATATGAAAATCTTTGAGAAGTTTTTAATTTACAACACTTGTCACTTGTAGACCAGAAATGATTCAACAGAACAGAATACTCAAATGAGCATCAATGAAACTGGGATAGATTACCATGGACTGCTCCAGTGGGATGACTTGCTGGATGTGGATCTGCCTTATAGTATTAGCGTGTCCTTTTAATGAGGTTTGCAAGGTCCCTTTAggctgcaagagagagagagagagagagagagatagtgtaaatgagaataaaaaaaatacatacagctACTAACAATGCCACTGAATTTCatgtaatattaacaaaatatggaataattacaatttataatccttttagaatgatttttaattagACCAAACATAAATCTTATAAACCTCATAAATCTTACCAACTGATCAGCTTGAGCATCAAGCTGACTGGCGAAATCCACTAGATTAATGCGAGTCACTCCTTTATTCACCTGAAAAGATAAACAGACACACATGAGAACCCACAGTTTCTTATCTGATCTGGGACTGAACATGCACCGAAGCCTATGGTTCCAAAGTTTCAATCAAAACGAGTTTATGTATGTTATGTACCTCCTCCAAATAGGCAGCAAAGTCAATCTCATTAATCCCAGTTTCAGTGAAGCTGATGAGATTCTGTTTGCCTTCTGACTCCAGAAGAATGATGCCATGCAGGTCCACCTTCATCCCTTCAAACTTCCTTGACACATCTCTGGAGTACTGCAGAAAGAAAAGAAGTTCTGTATATGATTCCAACATGAGTCTAGGAAATCTGGATGGACTGTCATGAAATATTCTAAAACATACAGTCTGACCAGTAGGACCACTAGTAAAAAACAAtaacttactatatatatatattaaattaaattaaatttatgcatttagcagacgcttttatccaaagcgtctaacagtgcattcaggctatcaatttttacatatcatatatatgtaatatatatatatatatacacacatgtatatatatatatacatatatatatatatatatatatatatatatatatatatatatatatatatttatataatggttACTAGTGACTcagatgtatatttataaaaaaagcataataacATGATAAAAGCTAATCATATACATAACCTGTTAACaccaacatttttattattctgtgGTAAAGTATTGTCTTAGTATTTAGCATGTGCCTTTAATAGAAGCACTTGTTCTGCATGTGCTCCACAAGTTTTTGCAAAAGCTGATGTttatgttctccagcatgatttgagaagaTCTCAAGAGCATCCTGTGCTACAGTGGGAACACAATCATCTGTCCATTTGCATAAATCGGTTCacatgattttctttattttacatttcataaaaatccTAAAACATTCCATTCTGTGTGGTCTCAGATTTGTGGGTCCTGTGTGGATCAAGAATGTTGGCTTGAAGGATTTTAAGTGAAAACAAAAATCATTCTGATGGAATGAAGGAATTTATATAGActctatataaaatgttttaaatggttacgcatgaaatgttttgagatattttggcaattcaaaagaacagagaaaaacaacaacactggatTGGATAAACATATTTTGGACAGTGTTACTTAAAATAGTGAATGGTTTGCATTTCCTTTAAGACACAATCCACAATGCGTGCCTCCATTTGAGGACTTGTGGTCCTGACAAAAAAGGTTGATATCTGCAGATTCATGCCACTCATGTGGCGGTTATGTGGGCGGTTAtgttatcatttatagcacaattgtttatacaattatttatttgccaatttgtaaatctcttttttttttttgtctgtgtgttgttgtctctgtgtactggaagcttatgtcactaaaacaaattccttgtatgcgtaatcatacttggcaataaagctctttctgattctgattctgattctgagaaCACAAGCATTCAGCTCGCAAGTGAGTTGAATGCGCTCATTGCTCTTATTTCTTTGTGAAAAAGCATGGATGGAGTGCTTTCGACTGTTGAGGAAGCATGGTTTGCTCGTTGTATGCATTTGTGGGATTACTGAGAAGGAAGGTAGAAGTCTGGTTCTCCTTTGCTTCACCTTCACCCGAGATTTTAGACAGCGTTTGCATGAATGCGTTCACTTCTAATTGGATTTGAATGGGTTCATAGCGATGTATTCACAGCAGTGGATTCTGTTCACGCTTGATTCTTAAGGGAACCTAGCCTTTGTACAGAGCACATTGAGGACAGTTGTGTACCCAACTTGGCTGAATGGGATGTCCCTATGTAATATTAGTGTTGATTGGGTTCCCCATTTCCCCCCAAAGTTATTTTAGCTGTCCAAGCATCATTGGCGTGCCCCCCTTCTTAAATCGGTGTATGTTTGCCACTATTTTTGGTGCTCTCTCACCAGATGGATAGGCAATGCACCTAGGCATGGCATAGTGGGTATTTCATAGGGCTGGattttgacacaaatttcacAATTCGATTCGATCATCCTTCACAagctttcattttaatattagttatttTGGATTTACTGTATACCAGGTACATcaagcaaaaaaacaacaacaaaatagctCAACTGATGCTGTAAAATATACTTGAGAGTCaatattatttttgaaaagtTGAAATTTGCTGATTtgtaaacaaacacttaaaatatactcAGTAAGGTTAGTTTGGATATTAAGATTATAATActaactttaactttaaattacagaattatattacataattataGCTTTTTTAAATCTTGTCTTTTAATTAAACTCAGTTTGTGACTAGTTCCACACATAAAGGTGGACATATACTAGATTTGGTTTTATCATATGCCTTGCCTATTGGTAATATTTACCAATATTACTCCTTGTGATTCTAAAACGACTGCTCCAGCCCGCTGCTGTCGTACGATGAATCCTACAACTGCTCAATTGTTTTCTGTGGCTTTCAATGGCATTGGTGATGATTATTCAATTTCCTCAAATGGCCTGAATACAGATGACTTAACCTCTCTTTTCTTTTCAACCTGCTAAAGTATTTTGGATACATCCCCCTTTAGGATGGTTCGAGAAAGACCTATAGAGTTCAACCGTGGCTGAATGCTACTACTCCAGCTGTAAGACTTGAGTGTAGAAGGGTAGAACGCCACTGGAAGAAAGATAAATTGCAGATTTCTTTCTATATTTTAAAGGAGAACTTGTCTAAATATCAAATAATTGAGGTTATTTAGATCTGAGAAATTAAAATATCTCTCTAATGTTATCTGTAATAACTCTCATAATCCAGGTGTGCTTTTCAGAACAATTAACGCTGCTTTGGACTCTTCCCAAGCTACTTGTTTAGAGCCTTCTGCTgaaatgtttgagatttttttttatctttttattgcgTGTTCTGCTGGGAAGATTTCGAATATCACTGTAAATATAGTTGTAGTTTGCTTGTTCTCATGAGCGAAGCCTTGATCCACTCACAACACTAGTGTTAAAGAAGGCTGAGATGTTGAAGATCTTATCCAGATGAAGAGCTGAGTAAATCCCTCTGTTGTCCTTACAGTTACTGcaaaagaagagagaaaaaggAGGGAAATCAAACCTAACTCCATCTTATTATGAGCAGACTTTCATTTCAGACTTTTAATTCTctgctgccatctgctggacTATTGAAGGATGAAGACAAATCTAttgtaaaatggcacagaaaAGTTAAGTTCAGAGAAAATTGGTAATTTGTTTGAATATTTGGTTcaatatttagtatttaatacactaaatgtatatatttatccaaatatttatttaaaaaaaattgcacttacAATACAGCACCAATACTTAACAGCACTATTATAGAGTAATATAAttgttcattttatatttattagataTACATTACAAGGTTACCTGTAGAGAGAATATGCTGTAAGGTCCATCTCAGGGTCATTGTACAGGTATCCTGGTATGAAGTTTCTCCAAGCAGAGTTGACCAGGTTGGGTGTATCTAACACCTACACACAACATAATCACACTGCATCTCGTATCGTTCTCCAGCATGATGTGAGATGATCCATAGATCAGAAAAACTTCTGACATTGTGTCGTTTCTCTTACCTTAAACAGTTGTCGGGTTTGAAATGGTTCACACACAAGCTTTTCTAGATTCCCACCCACCAAAAACAGCACTGTTATCACTCCCATGAGCACCCAGGAGAACAGGAAGCTGAAGCCCACACCACTGCGAGACAGAGGAAGAGTGTGTCAGTGAGTGCAGACAAAACGGTCTTATACCACATCCTGCACTCAGTGTTGTTGCACTCGAACTCACGCCATGAGCAGATTGCCTCCTGTGTTAGAGACGCAACCACGTGTGGTTGGAGTTGAGTGCCTGTCAAATCCCAGAATACCACACAACAAACCCAGAAAATTGAAGGTGAGGATGAGCACAACCATACAGCACAGGGTAACACAACAGATCcacctaaaaacaaaaacattatgaacAAGATCGAGGTCACGAAAACAAGGACAATAAAGGTTGTGAAGAGTTTTTGTCTGGTCGAGTTGAGTCCTCTGAAGCACCTGTAGAAATCCATCTGATCGACCTGAGGGTAGATGTCCTcgatctgtgagtgtgtgtgagagatcatTTTGGTGAAGTTGGACACAGAGCTTTGAACCGGGAAGAGCTTGGTGAAACTGGTGATGTTTGATCCAATCTCGTCCAGCAGAACTTTCACCCCTACAGGAGACACAACAGTATTAGAAAATGCTTTAGTGCAGATTCATTGACATTTTTATGTGAAAAGCATATTTCATCATCTATGCTATTCACAGGAAATCGTGTCTTATTGTATGTGCCCAGGTATGCAAAGCAAAGGGAAATGTCAAGGAAAAAAACTCGATAAACGTCCATCCTCCTCTTATGACACTATGTTATTAAGGCAATGTTTAAATGAATTTGACCTGAATAACATTAACAATTTTTACACCATAATCAAAGCATTCATCTAAGTTAGGTTAACTTTAAATCTCAAAAATGTGTTAGTAATGTGTGGAAATTAGCATTCAAATAGAATAATAAATATGAACTAGaagtataaaataaaagttttgttcatGGTTAGTTCCTATTAGCTTTTACAGTAACTAATGTTAATGTATAGAACCTTATTGCAAAgtctaaatgtttacatttagtaagttaaaagtaaagaaatgtatcattttatttcttattactgAGAGGGGACTTTGTATGAAACTTTAGatggtctgtaaaaaaaaaagaaaattcctaAGATCTGATTTCTGGTCTAGATTTAATCTTGAAACTCACCTTCCACAATATTTCGGGTTTGATCTCTTACCAAGGTGGGAGTGTCATTAAAGGATGCAAAGCCCTGTGCGATTAGGATGAAAAGGTGCAAGAGTGAGAAAAGTTTATATGTTCCTTAAAAaccaacatgaaatcaaaactgaaatgAAACCTTATTTCAGTCACGAATATGaccttttcacttttcaacccCCTACCCTCAAACTGCTTGGATTCATGTTAGTATGTATGACCACtcagtgttcgaactataccgtgtcttctgggggagcccacttttttttttgggggggggggggtgcacttGCGTGTGCCTCAAATAAGGTCAGCTACAAGTGAATGCACTATTATTAGATTTTATCGACACTAGTGCCTCAAAAAAACTTAcaatgacttacaaagatacataacagctacaactgtatatgcattactttatatatatatatatatatatatatatatatatactttatcaaCACAAGTTGATAGGTCAAACAGCAAACAAACAGCCACCCACAAAAAAACCtgtgtttatatacattttttcgcAACTTGTTCTGAGCAGCACTGCTTATTTCCCCATTAATCCACTCCTCAAACAAGTGCGTGCCAGGTaacttttcagacagaagaaggttttttgcATCCCTACAAGAG
Encoded proteins:
- the LOC128027554 gene encoding prominin-1-A isoform X12, with the protein product MMWKTVLIFLCWGLSSGELQDRHSGAPATPARRTLDFGFVPSGVYDTVAYYEPGAIGILFNMMHAFLYVVQPNPFPEDLVITVAKDKFGAIQSESQKPENIVLMLQVIYYEIGFVVCTALGLLFTLLLPLVGLLFCLCRCCDNCGGEMHQRQRKNADCLRGLLTTLLLTTTFIITAGVLCAYTANQNLSSQLKSMRSLVKSNLKDLHTFANQTPAQIDYLISQYGTVKHRVLYDLDNVGLLLGASIHEELGKDVQPALNAALSMTGTMRDTKDALENVSLTLDTLQEGTVKLQANLSLVRGSLSSALNDPVCTEKHSTEICQNIRSTLPRLDIAANYSSLPDVTNQLDKVNDVLKTDLGQIVKKGFASFNDTPTLVRDQTRNIVEGVKVLLDEIGSNITSFTKLFPVQSSVSNFTKMISHTHSQIEDIYPQVDQMDFYRWICCVTLCCMVVLILTFNFLGLLCGILGFDRHSTPTTRGCVSNTGGNLLMAGVGFSFLFSWVLMGVITVLFLVGGNLEKLVCEPFQTRQLFKVLDTPNLVNSAWRNFIPGYLYNDPEMDLTAYSLYSNCKDNRGIYSALHLDKIFNISAFFNTSVYSRDVSRKFEGMKVDLHGIILLESEGKQNLISFTETGINEIDFAAYLEEVNKGVTRINLVDFASQLDAQADQLPKGTLQTSLKGHANTIRQIHIQQVIPLEQSMSTLNQSIRFLERTSSDLTVRVRDVLAAIDATQFLISQNATFVVNQETEKYKQTIIGYFKQYIDWIRTSLALDVATCKPLSNIVDAAEILGCSFLLDSMNTFWFGLGCSTLFLLPSIILSVKLAKFYRRMDTEDVYDDDIGNWN
- the LOC128027554 gene encoding prominin-1-A isoform X1, with amino-acid sequence MMWKTVLIFLCWGLSSGELQDRHSGAPATPARRTLDFGFVPSGVYDTVAYYEPGAIGILFNMMHAFLYVVQPNPFPEDLVITVAKDKFGAIQSESQKPENIVLMLQVIYYEIGFVVCTALGLLFTLLLPLVGLLFCLCRCCDNCGGEMHQRQRKNADCLRGLLTTLLLTTTFIITAGVLCAYTANQNLSSQLKSMRSLVKSNLKDLHTFANQTPAQIDYLISQYGTVKHRVLYDLDNVGLLLGASIHEELGKDVQPALNAALSMTGTMRDTKDALENVSLTLDTLQEGTVKLQANLSLVRGSLSSALNDPVCTEKHSTEICQNIRSTLPRLDIAANYSSLPDVTNQLDKVNDVLKTDLGQIVKKGFASFNDTPTLVRDQTRNIVEGVKVLLDEIGSNITSFTKLFPVQSSVSNFTKMISHTHSQIEDIYPQVDQMDFYRWICCVTLCCMVVLILTFNFLGLLCGILGFDRHSTPTTRGCVSNTGGNLLMAGVGFSFLFSWVLMGVITVLFLVGGNLEKLVCEPFQTRQLFKVLDTPNLVNSAWRNFIPGYLYNDPEMDLTAYSLYSNCKDNRGIYSALHLDKIFNISAFFNTSVYSRDVSRKFEGMKVDLHGIILLESEGKQNLISFTETGINEIDFAAYLEEVNKGVTRINLVDFASQLDAQADQLPKGTLQTSLKGHANTIRQIHIQQVIPLEQSMKYVKARSTLNQSIRFLERTSSDLTVRVRDVLAAIDATQFLISQNATFVVNQETEKYKQTIIGYFKQYIDWIRTSLALDVATCKPLSNIVDAAEILGCSFLLDSMVTSRPSNTFWFGLGCSTLFLLPSIILSVKLAKFYRRMDTEDVYDDIETIPMKNIPTYDTMTRFPRASAPPRHADW